The following are encoded in a window of Pseudalgibacter alginicilyticus genomic DNA:
- a CDS encoding 3-keto-disaccharide hydrolase, translating into MNIKLSFLIILISLINTNTFAQKEGKPILLFDKDLSNFDIWLSIPHSTVEDLPEDTYQSDKINSGTPIGLNNNLKNVFSMIEENSEPVLKITGEIFGGLTTKEAYENYHLSVMFKWGDKKWEPRLDKKRDSGILYHCYGPHGRFWNTWKTSLEYQVQENDLGDFIPLGGNSGNPKVGAPIVDIRGHFKKEKKFNPYSEVYSVGKGYIHASSEHDAPHGEWNRLEIYVLDNNAVHLVNGKIVMVVENAKKHDGSILNKGEIQIQSEAAECYYKKLTLTPIKKFPKFIKKQVRFK; encoded by the coding sequence ATGAACATAAAACTATCTTTTTTAATTATACTAATCAGTTTAATTAACACAAACACTTTCGCTCAAAAAGAAGGAAAGCCTATTCTTTTGTTTGATAAAGACCTTAGTAATTTTGATATTTGGCTTAGCATTCCGCACTCAACCGTTGAAGATTTACCCGAAGATACATACCAATCCGACAAAATAAATTCAGGAACTCCAATTGGGCTAAACAACAATCTGAAAAACGTGTTTTCAATGATTGAAGAAAACAGCGAACCTGTTTTAAAAATTACTGGCGAAATTTTTGGAGGACTCACCACCAAAGAAGCATACGAGAATTACCATTTAAGTGTTATGTTTAAATGGGGTGACAAAAAATGGGAACCACGATTGGACAAAAAAAGAGATAGCGGCATTTTATACCACTGCTATGGCCCACATGGTAGATTTTGGAACACTTGGAAAACCTCTTTAGAATATCAAGTACAAGAAAATGATTTAGGTGACTTTATCCCCTTAGGCGGCAATAGCGGAAATCCAAAAGTTGGCGCTCCAATTGTAGACATTCGTGGTCATTTTAAAAAGGAAAAGAAGTTTAACCCTTATTCCGAAGTTTACTCAGTTGGCAAAGGTTATATCCATGCTTCTTCAGAACATGATGCCCCACACGGCGAGTGGAATCGTTTAGAAATATATGTACTTGACAACAATGCCGTGCATTTGGTTAATGGAAAAATTGTAATGGTAGTTGAAAATGCAAAAAAACATGACGGCTCTATTTTAAACAAAGGTGAAATCCAAATCCAGTCAGAAGCAGCCGAATGTTATTATAAAAAATTGACACTTACCCCAATAAAAAAGTTTCCAAAATTTATTAAAAAACAAGTACGTTTTAAATAA
- a CDS encoding TonB-dependent receptor translates to MKYIFSFISLVTFTLNAQDITGKITSGNTSLPYVNVYLKNTSKGSFTNEDGIYTIKNVPDGSYTIVASFTGYEKIEKEIQITGEKKVINFNLEISKSLNEVIITGTLKAVSRLESSVPVEVYTPTFLKKNPTANIFEALQNVNGVRPQLNCNVCNTGDIHINGLEGPYTLVLIDGMPIVSGLSTVYGLSGIPNSLIEQVEIVKGPASSLYGSEAVGGLINIITKLPENAPLFFADGFVSGWGETNIDLGFKANIGKKATVLMGTNYFNYSNPIDNNNDNFTDITLQDRISIFQKWNFKRKDNRLFSLAGRYFYEDRWGGEMQWNKSYRGGSDVYGESIYTSRYELIGNYQLPINEKINFQFSYSDHDQNSVYGDTPYIALQRIAFGQLIWDKSLKNNDLLFGIATRYNYYDDNTPATLTADEITIPSVFVQNEITLSEKQRILLGARYDYDKRHGSIFTPRIAYRYKPTKDDIIRLNAGTGFRVVNLFTEEHAALTGARDVIIEEALKPEQSYNVTLNYLKKLYTTNGHLFTFDVSAWYTYFTNAIIPDYDSNPNQIIYDNLNGNSTTKGLSMNIDGVFNSNFQASIGATIQDVSQKENGKKTRQILTEEFTGVWSLTYKNFPSNVTIDYTGNIYGPMRLPTLGELDPRDEYSPTWSIQNIQFTYKGMRNFEIYGGIKNLLNWTPNKGNPFIIARANDPFDENVSFDADGNAIATANNPYALTFDPAYVYGPNQGRRLFFGLRYTLN, encoded by the coding sequence ATGAAATACATTTTTAGCTTTATTAGTTTAGTAACTTTCACCCTAAACGCACAAGACATAACAGGAAAAATAACGTCAGGAAATACAAGTTTACCGTATGTAAATGTTTATCTAAAAAACACATCAAAAGGCAGTTTTACAAATGAAGACGGTATTTATACTATTAAAAACGTACCAGATGGATCATATACCATAGTAGCCTCTTTTACAGGGTATGAAAAAATTGAAAAAGAAATACAAATCACTGGAGAAAAAAAAGTGATTAATTTTAATTTAGAAATATCAAAATCATTAAACGAAGTCATTATTACAGGTACTTTAAAAGCCGTTTCAAGATTAGAAAGCTCGGTACCTGTTGAAGTATATACGCCTACATTCCTTAAAAAAAACCCAACTGCAAATATTTTTGAAGCTTTACAGAACGTAAATGGTGTGCGCCCACAACTTAATTGCAATGTGTGTAATACTGGTGATATTCATATCAACGGTTTGGAAGGTCCATACACATTAGTCCTAATAGATGGTATGCCTATAGTAAGCGGATTATCCACGGTATATGGATTGTCTGGAATACCAAATTCTTTAATTGAACAAGTTGAAATTGTTAAAGGGCCAGCATCATCTCTATATGGGAGCGAAGCCGTTGGAGGATTAATTAATATCATTACAAAGTTACCTGAAAATGCTCCATTATTTTTTGCAGATGGTTTTGTTAGTGGCTGGGGAGAAACCAATATTGATTTAGGTTTTAAAGCAAATATTGGCAAAAAAGCAACTGTTTTGATGGGGACCAATTATTTTAACTATTCAAACCCTATAGATAATAACAATGATAATTTTACTGATATTACATTACAAGACCGAATATCTATCTTCCAAAAATGGAACTTTAAAAGAAAAGATAATCGTTTATTTTCTTTAGCAGGCCGTTATTTTTATGAAGACCGTTGGGGAGGTGAAATGCAATGGAACAAAAGCTACAGAGGCGGAAGTGATGTTTATGGCGAGAGTATTTACACCTCACGTTATGAGTTAATAGGAAATTATCAATTACCTATTAATGAAAAAATAAATTTTCAATTCTCATATTCAGATCACGACCAAAATTCTGTTTATGGTGATACGCCTTACATAGCATTGCAACGCATAGCATTCGGACAATTAATTTGGGACAAATCTTTAAAAAACAATGATTTACTTTTCGGAATTGCCACACGCTACAATTACTATGATGATAACACACCTGCAACATTAACCGCAGACGAAATTACCATTCCCTCTGTTTTTGTCCAAAATGAAATAACATTATCTGAAAAACAACGGATACTTTTAGGAGCGAGATATGATTATGACAAGCGTCATGGTTCCATTTTTACACCTCGTATAGCTTACAGATACAAACCAACCAAAGATGATATTATTAGATTAAACGCAGGAACAGGGTTTCGGGTAGTTAATTTATTTACTGAAGAACACGCAGCGCTAACAGGAGCAAGAGATGTTATTATTGAAGAAGCATTAAAACCAGAACAATCTTATAATGTGACTTTAAATTATTTAAAAAAACTATACACTACTAATGGCCATTTATTTACATTTGATGTGTCTGCTTGGTACACCTACTTTACAAATGCCATTATACCAGACTATGACAGCAACCCTAACCAAATAATTTATGACAACTTAAACGGAAATTCAACTACAAAAGGATTAAGTATGAATATTGATGGTGTTTTTAATAGTAATTTCCAAGCTTCAATTGGTGCAACGATTCAAGATGTATCACAAAAAGAAAACGGTAAAAAAACAAGGCAAATTTTAACCGAAGAATTTACAGGCGTTTGGTCACTAACTTATAAAAATTTTCCAAGCAATGTAACAATTGATTATACTGGAAATATTTATGGGCCTATGCGATTGCCTACTTTAGGTGAATTAGACCCAAGAGATGAGTATTCGCCAACTTGGAGCATCCAAAACATACAATTTACATATAAAGGTATGCGCAATTTTGAAATTTACGGCGGTATAAAAAATTTATTAAATTGGACACCTAATAAAGGAAATCCTTTTATTATTGCACGTGCTAATGATCCTTTTGATGAAAATGTTAGCTTTGATGCAGATGGAAATGCAATTGCAACTGCAAATAACCCTTATGCCTTAACTTTTGACCCTGCATATGTCTACGGACCAAATCAAGGAAGACGTTTGTTTTTTGGATTACGATATACTTTGAATTAA
- a CDS encoding metal ABC transporter solute-binding protein, Zn/Mn family — MKKPLLILTFTFIILSCKNDKKINDKPNIVTTTSMITDLVSNIGGNHINLQGLMGSGVDPHLYKASEGDVSKLANADIIFYNGLHLEGKLVEVFKKMKTTKTVAISDALDKKTLIGSEYFASNYDPHIWFNINYWIQATVFVTKTLSEAIPDKKDIFETNRDTYLKQLNMLESELKNTIETLPKNKRILVTAHDAFNYFGKSFGFEVVGLQGISTATEAGVQDVQKLSTFIIEKNVKAIFIESSVPKRTIEALQAAVNSKGHNVTIGGSLYSDALGNNGTTEGTYIGMFKYNVKTIVNALK, encoded by the coding sequence ATGAAAAAACCATTACTTATTTTAACATTCACATTTATTATTTTAAGTTGTAAAAACGATAAAAAAATAAATGACAAACCCAATATTGTTACTACAACTTCCATGATAACCGATTTGGTAAGCAATATTGGTGGCAATCATATCAATTTACAAGGACTTATGGGAAGCGGTGTAGATCCGCATCTTTACAAAGCCAGTGAAGGGGATGTTTCAAAATTAGCCAATGCTGATATTATTTTTTATAACGGACTTCATTTAGAAGGAAAACTCGTTGAAGTCTTCAAAAAAATGAAAACCACAAAAACCGTTGCTATTTCTGATGCTTTAGACAAAAAAACACTCATTGGTTCAGAATATTTTGCCTCAAACTACGATCCTCATATTTGGTTCAATATCAATTATTGGATACAAGCAACAGTATTTGTTACAAAAACACTTTCTGAGGCTATTCCTGATAAAAAAGACATATTCGAAACCAATCGAGACACATATTTGAAACAGCTCAACATGCTTGAAAGTGAATTAAAAAACACCATAGAAACCCTTCCAAAAAATAAGCGCATTTTGGTTACAGCACATGATGCTTTTAATTATTTTGGCAAATCATTTGGATTTGAAGTTGTAGGTTTACAAGGCATATCCACCGCCACAGAAGCAGGTGTACAAGATGTTCAAAAATTATCGACCTTTATCATTGAAAAAAACGTAAAAGCCATATTTATAGAAAGCTCTGTTCCAAAACGTACCATTGAAGCTTTGCAAGCTGCTGTAAATTCCAAAGGACACAATGTTACCATTGGAGGCTCCTTATATTCCGATGCTCTTGGAAATAATGGAACTACAGAAGGCACCTATATAGGCATGTTTAAATATAATGTAAAAACCATTGTTAATGCACTAAAGTAA
- a CDS encoding metal ABC transporter ATP-binding protein, whose product MNTNIAVKVDDLTVAYNYKPVLWDIDLEIPEGVLMAIVGPNGAGKSTLIKSILGILKPIAGSVEIFGEKYKKQRHLVAYVPQKGSVDWDFPTTALDVVIMGTYGSLGWIKRPGQKQKKEALEALEKVGMLAFKNRQISQLSGGQQQRIFLARALVQNASIYFMDEPFQGVDATTEIAIINILKELRKAGKTVIVVHHDLQTVPEYFDWVTFLNVKKIATGPVKDIFNDDNLTKTYGINYKVSIQE is encoded by the coding sequence ATGAATACTAATATTGCTGTAAAAGTTGACGATTTAACAGTAGCTTACAACTACAAACCTGTACTGTGGGATATTGATTTAGAAATACCCGAAGGTGTACTCATGGCAATTGTAGGGCCAAACGGAGCTGGAAAATCAACTTTAATTAAATCTATTTTAGGCATCCTAAAACCTATTGCTGGTAGTGTAGAGATTTTTGGTGAAAAATATAAAAAACAACGCCATTTAGTAGCTTATGTGCCTCAAAAAGGCAGTGTAGACTGGGATTTTCCAACAACAGCTTTAGATGTTGTAATAATGGGAACTTACGGAAGTTTAGGATGGATAAAACGCCCTGGACAAAAACAAAAAAAAGAAGCCTTAGAAGCCTTAGAAAAAGTTGGTATGTTAGCATTTAAAAACAGACAAATAAGCCAACTTTCCGGTGGACAACAACAACGTATATTTTTAGCGCGAGCGTTGGTACAGAATGCATCCATCTATTTTATGGATGAGCCATTTCAAGGCGTTGATGCCACCACTGAAATAGCCATCATCAATATTTTAAAAGAATTACGAAAAGCAGGAAAAACAGTTATTGTAGTGCATCACGATTTACAAACTGTTCCTGAATATTTTGATTGGGTAACCTTTTTAAATGTAAAAAAGATAGCCACAGGGCCTGTTAAAGATATTTTTAATGATGATAACTTAACAAAAACCTATGGAATTAATTATAAAGTAAGTATTCAAGAATAA
- a CDS encoding FeoB-associated Cys-rich membrane protein yields the protein MNTIIQNILAFTAVAIAVVFLIRKFFLKKRKTKKSCGGDDGCGCN from the coding sequence ATGAATACCATCATTCAAAACATATTAGCATTTACTGCTGTTGCAATAGCTGTTGTTTTTTTGATTAGAAAATTCTTTCTAAAAAAACGCAAAACAAAAAAGTCTTGTGGTGGAGATGATGGCTGTGGTTGTAATTAA
- a CDS encoding metal-dependent transcriptional regulator: protein MITLTEENYIKAIYHLGKQGAMAVSTNAIAKEMATKASSVTDMVKKLSEKNFADYKKYQGASLTKEGKKIAINIVRKHRLWEVFLAEKLNFSWDEIHEVAEQLEHIKSEKLIRQLDAFLGYPTHDPHGDPIPDENGHIKKIDKILLSEAEVGERCICVGVKDSSSDFLKYLDKNKIALGTELEICHKEIFDHSVTIKIGVNELIISNMIANNLFVKLS, encoded by the coding sequence ATGATAACACTTACCGAAGAAAATTATATAAAAGCTATTTATCATTTAGGAAAACAAGGTGCTATGGCAGTTAGTACCAATGCTATAGCTAAAGAAATGGCAACAAAAGCATCTTCCGTTACCGATATGGTTAAGAAACTTTCTGAGAAAAATTTTGCTGACTATAAAAAATACCAAGGAGCTAGCCTAACTAAAGAAGGAAAAAAAATTGCCATTAATATTGTAAGAAAGCATAGGTTATGGGAAGTGTTTTTAGCTGAAAAATTAAATTTTTCATGGGATGAAATTCATGAGGTGGCAGAACAATTAGAACATATAAAATCTGAAAAATTAATACGTCAATTAGATGCCTTTTTAGGTTATCCAACACATGATCCGCATGGAGACCCTATCCCTGATGAAAATGGGCATATAAAAAAAATTGATAAAATTCTTTTGTCTGAAGCCGAAGTAGGTGAGCGCTGTATTTGTGTTGGTGTTAAAGATTCATCATCAGATTTTTTGAAATATTTAGATAAGAACAAAATTGCATTAGGTACAGAATTGGAAATTTGCCATAAAGAAATATTTGATCATTCGGTAACTATAAAAATAGGAGTGAATGAGTTAATTATATCAAATATGATTGCAAATAATTTATTTGTGAAATTGTCATAG